The Candidatus Fusobacterium pullicola region AGAGAATTTAGACTTTTTAGAGGTAATAAATTCACCTACAGTGGAGGGAAGAAATCCTTACTATGATAAGAAAACTTTAGAAGCTTTAGATATACTTTGGAGTAATGGATACAAGGTATTTGCTGTAGCTGGAAGTGATAATCATGGAATGGTTTTAGGAGACCCTTTGAACTATATAAAGTTAGATGAGTACTCAACAGATAATATCTTAAAGAGTTTAAAGCTTGGAAGAAGCTATGTATCGAGAATAGGGGAGTTAGAGTTAGAGTATAGAAACAATGGAAAGTTAATCTATCCAGGGGAAGAGGTAAAAGGTAAAGTAGAGATAAAAGTTAAGGGAGATAAAAACCTAATTTGGAAAGTTATAAAAAATAATAGAGTTATTGAGACAGTTGAAGGGAAAGAGCTTATCGCAGCTCATGAAGTAAATGAAAAAGAGTACCTAAGGGTAGAGGCTACTGATATAGACCATGAGATTTTTGTAGTGATAAATCCAGTTTACAACTCTATAGATAGAGTAGAGCCTCAGATAAAAAAATGGTTTGAGATAAAAGACTCAATTTGGAGGGAGTAGAGAATGAAAAATAGAACAAACGAGATAAATGGGAGGATATTTTTCCTACCAGCTCTAATAATTACAATAATATTCTATATCTATCCATTATTAAAGACAGTATTATACTCATTCTATTTTACAGGAAATAGTGGAGAACTGATTGAGTTTGCTGGGATAGAAAACTATATAGAGCTATTTACAGATAGTAATTTCTATTATAGTTTGTATGTAACCTTTAAATTTGTATTCTACACGACGATATTTAGTATTTTAGTATCTCTGTTTTTAGCAATACTTTGTAATGAAAAGTTAAAAGGGATACCGATGTTTAGAATATTTTTCTCATCTACAATGGGAATATCAGTTTCAGCTGCTTCTACTATAGTTTTATTTATGTTCCACCCAAGTGTAGGAATTATAAATTCGATTTTAGTTGAGCTAGGATTTTTACCAATTAACTGGTTTACAGATAGTAGATATACACTGATGGCAGTAATAATCTCAACTGTATGGATGAATATTGGATTTGGATTTATTGTTCTGACTGCTGGACTACAAAATATAAGTACAGAGGTAGAGGAGAGCTGTATGATAGATGGAACAGGATATTTTTCAAAGTTATTTAAGATAACACTACCTCTGATTAGCCCGAGTCTATTTTATCTTCTGATAACAACTACTTTAAAATCATTCCAAAGTTTTGGACAGATAGATATTATGACTGGTGGAGGACCAGCTAACTCTACAAATATTCTTGTATATAGCTTATATAGAACAGCTTTTGTAGATTATAGATTTGATTATGCAAGTGTAAAGGGAGTTATCCTACTGATAATAATTACAATAGTTATGTGTATAAAGTTTAAATTAGAAAGGAGAGTACATTATTAAGATGAAAAGTAAAATAAATTTTAATAGAGAGAATATCAATAAGCTAATATGTTATGCAATCTTAATTTTTATGACAATAATAGTGTTCTCACCAATCATATACGCATTTTTAACAAGTTTTATGAGCAATAGAGATATAATGGCTGGAAGATTATTCCCAGAAACTTTCAGCTTTGAGAACTACAAGGTATTGAAGGATAAGATACCAATAGGAACATTTTTCTATAACTCTCTTGTTGTCTCTATCTTAGGAATGATATTCCAAATAATAACGTGTAGCTTAGCTGCATATGCTGTGGTTTTCATAGAGTTCAAAGGGAAAAAAGGAATGTACCTACTTATATTACTATCTATGTTCATACCTTGGGAAGCGATATTTATTCCAAACTACATTACAGTGTTGAGAATGAACCTTATAGATACAAAACTAGCTATACTACTTCCATTTTTAACAAATGGACTGGGAGCTTTTCTGATGGTTCAACAATTTAAAAGCTTGAGTAAATCCTTAGTTGAGGCAGCTCAAATAGATGGATGTAGTCATATCTATATCTATTCAAAAATAGTTATGCCTCTTTCAAAATCAATACTTGGAACTTGGGGGATGTATTCATTCTTAAATCTATGGAATATGTATCTATGGCCACTGATGACATCTACAAGACCAGAATCAAGAACTATTCAAATAGGATTGAGAATGATGAATATGTCAGATGGAATAGCTGACTATGGAGTTATAATGGCAGCTGTAATAATGGTTACAATACCATCATTACTGGTTCTATTCTTAGGACAGACACAGTTACAAAAGGGAATTACAAGTGGAGCAGTAAAAGAATAAGATTAAAAATCTAGATTGAGATAAATTGGAGGAGAATTATGAGAGTAAAAACAGCGGTATCACTATTACTTTTAGGAATATCAACAATGGCAGCAGCTAAGGAAAAGATAGTATTTTGGCACGCAATGGGAGGAAATTTCCAACCAACGTTGAATAAGATAGTAGAGGAGTATAACAAGTCACAAGATGAGTATGAGGTAGAAGCTCTATATCAAGGTTCTTATCAAGAGACTTTAAATAAATTTAAAAGTGTACAGGGGACAGATAAGGCTCCAGCTCTAGTTCAATTAAATGAGATTTCAACAGAGTATATGTATAATAGTGGGGCTATTACTCCTATACAAAATTTTGTGAATAAAGATGGTTATGATTTAAGTAAGTTAGAGGATACATTGATAAACTACTATACAATAAATGGAACTCTTTATTCAATGCCTTTTAACTCTTCAGCATCAGTTTTACTATACAATAAAGATGCTTTTAAAGAGGTAGGGCTTGACCCAGAGAAAGCTCCAAGAAGTTATAAGGAGATAAGTGAAGCAGCTAAGAAGTTAACAAAGGGAACTGAGAGATATGGTTTTGCAATGATAATGGACGCTTGGTTTATAGAGCAATTATTAGCAAATGAGAATACTCTATATGTAAATGAGGAGAATGGAAGAGTTGGAAAGGCGCCAACTGGAGTGGCATATGAAGGGGATAAGATAAAAGCTATCTTCTCTTGGTTAAATGATATGTATCGTACAAATACAGCCACTTCATATGGAAAGGAGTATCAAAATACAAGAGCAGCTTTCCTTTCTGGAAAAGTTACTATGTATATGGATAGCTCATCTGGAATACAACAGTTGACTGAGTTAGCAGATTTTGAAATAGGAACAGCTTATGTTCCAAGTGAGAGTGGAGAGTTTGTAGGAGTACCTATAGGGGGAGCTAGTTTATGGGTAACAAACTCTGTACCTACAAAGCAACAGGAAGCAGCTTGGGACTTTATAAAATATGCTGTTTCAAAGGAGAGTCAAGCACTTTGGGCTTCTTCAACAGGGTATTATTCAGTTAATAAAGAAGCGTACAATTTAGACTTATTAAAAAATGACTTAGAGAAAACTCCACAAAAATTGGTTGCTGTAAATGAGATAAAAAATACTAAAAAGACTCCAGCAACTTCAGGGGCAGTAGTTGGAGTATTCCCAGAG contains the following coding sequences:
- a CDS encoding sugar ABC transporter permease, coding for MKNRTNEINGRIFFLPALIITIIFYIYPLLKTVLYSFYFTGNSGELIEFAGIENYIELFTDSNFYYSLYVTFKFVFYTTIFSILVSLFLAILCNEKLKGIPMFRIFFSSTMGISVSAASTIVLFMFHPSVGIINSILVELGFLPINWFTDSRYTLMAVIISTVWMNIGFGFIVLTAGLQNISTEVEESCMIDGTGYFSKLFKITLPLISPSLFYLLITTTLKSFQSFGQIDIMTGGGPANSTNILVYSLYRTAFVDYRFDYASVKGVILLIIITIVMCIKFKLERRVHY
- a CDS encoding carbohydrate ABC transporter permease; translated protein: MKSKINFNRENINKLICYAILIFMTIIVFSPIIYAFLTSFMSNRDIMAGRLFPETFSFENYKVLKDKIPIGTFFYNSLVVSILGMIFQIITCSLAAYAVVFIEFKGKKGMYLLILLSMFIPWEAIFIPNYITVLRMNLIDTKLAILLPFLTNGLGAFLMVQQFKSLSKSLVEAAQIDGCSHIYIYSKIVMPLSKSILGTWGMYSFLNLWNMYLWPLMTSTRPESRTIQIGLRMMNMSDGIADYGVIMAAVIMVTIPSLLVLFLGQTQLQKGITSGAVKE
- a CDS encoding ABC transporter substrate-binding protein, with amino-acid sequence MRVKTAVSLLLLGISTMAAAKEKIVFWHAMGGNFQPTLNKIVEEYNKSQDEYEVEALYQGSYQETLNKFKSVQGTDKAPALVQLNEISTEYMYNSGAITPIQNFVNKDGYDLSKLEDTLINYYTINGTLYSMPFNSSASVLLYNKDAFKEVGLDPEKAPRSYKEISEAAKKLTKGTERYGFAMIMDAWFIEQLLANENTLYVNEENGRVGKAPTGVAYEGDKIKAIFSWLNDMYRTNTATSYGKEYQNTRAAFLSGKVTMYMDSSSGIQQLTELADFEIGTAYVPSESGEFVGVPIGGASLWVTNSVPTKQQEAAWDFIKYAVSKESQALWASSTGYYSVNKEAYNLDLLKNDLEKTPQKLVAVNEIKNTKKTPATSGAVVGVFPELRKLMTDAMEKVYVGNEKLDKVIDKVVKDSDRVIKRYNRLNKSK